A window of Carassius auratus strain Wakin unplaced genomic scaffold, ASM336829v1 scaf_tig00044044, whole genome shotgun sequence genomic DNA:
cagACAATCAAAAGCAACACTCAATAATCACAAAATTCTAAATCAAGCTGGAAAACTAACCGTCATATTTTGCAATATCTTCATCGGCATCCTCTTTCATTGTTTTAGACACCTGCCAGCTGCGGAAATAATAAAACGTGAAAAAGCTAACAAATAATTAAGcaataagaaaaaagaaaccatgcagtgtaaatagaatatatatttaaaataaatattgtgatcGTTAAGTCATCACTGACTGGACAACAATCTGAGGAGTGCtataaatattcaatatacaATCAGCTATTGAACAGTTTTGTGGTCAGTTTAGCAgctgtattaaaaaagaaaagaaaaaagggcaTAATCTGCTAAATGTGACTGTTGTCAATATTTCGAAGTACAGTTCAATAAAGGTGATCTCAAAGCAAACATGAATGGATTACAAGAATAATTTGTGTGATGGAAATCTGATAAGATTGACAAACCTGCTCAAAGACTCATCATCGAATGTTGCAGTGAAGTACACGTCTCCTGTTGGAACTGGGGTCTTGTACGTTACCTATTTGTGCCAAATAATGCATATTTACAGACATATTTACAAGCCATTTAGTTTGAACACTGATCATGGATAACTCTACTGACACATATTTTGGTCTTATGAGGAGCAGTGTCCATTACAACAAATATGTATTATTTGGAATGAGTGTTGACTTACCTCAAAAGACACATGGGCGTCCACCTCGGTGCTTTCTCCACTGTCTGTCTCCACGTCCACATCTCCATCTTCCACTTGAGCCTCCTCTTCGTCATCCAGCTCTTCTTTCTGAGCCCATGTCACCATGGAGATGGAGAGCAACAAGAGACACGTCCAGCCCCACCGCAACTTCATCtaccaaaaaagagagagacagagagagatctatctatatatctatctatacatatatatatatatattcattttatattcttCTTTGAGGCAGAACGTCTTATCTTATGACACGTTGACCCCGATATTGATTGACACATCTGCCATCAGAAGAGGATCTTATTTATACTATTTCTATTTTTACCGCGAAACGTAATgctttttttgaaatttttttttatatattcacagTTGAACGTTATACCAGCAGAAAAAAAGCGAGTTAACAGGTAACGCTacttttaattacaattacttccaggtaattttgggtttcttaaaATAGCTATACatttagtttctttaaaaatattaatttacaatatttataaaaatagacaTTATAATAACGCCTTCTGGCTTGCTGCGGTACGTTCCCCGTTAACTGGGTGATGACGATggtgatgaagaagatgatgaggGCTGTCTGCATGTTCAACGTTTATAGTGTTtagcaaaaagaaaagaaagaaaaaaagaaagaaaatgtcttCGTTCACTCACCTCCTCCAGCTGAATGAATATATAGTCAATCTGTCGGTTAAGTGTAGCTTAAGCGGATGAGTTCGTCATGCAGTGTTTCGGCGCGAAGAGTCCGCTATGAATGAGCGAGAGTGTCATCGGGGTTTACGCTAGGATGGAAACAGCGACGGCTACTaggcatgcgcacatcaatatagCGTAATGTTTgtcactgtacaacaataattataattttttattattgcaaggGTAGGTGCTCAACCCGGTGGGCAACCTTTTGTTCGGGCTGAACCTGTTTTAATACAGTCTATGGGCTGAACGCAGCACTGTTATCAGAAGCGCAGGACGCAACTGACAACCGCCCGCCCTCTGCGATAAAAAAACACTTCCGTGACACATGTAAATAAAAGTCCcatttatttacacaaatatttatttgctaCTGCATTGTATGATAAAATCCGCATTTACACCTCAAGCCCAaataaatttcattaatttatcTAGTAATTTGCTGAATTCGGAACCGCACACTAGCGGTACTGTCTATATATATTCTCTATTATAAATCAGTGACTAGTACGGTGTTCCAAAACTGCAGCTCTATGATAAAATCCACTTCCGCataacccatcaaaataaaggtCCCATTAATTTATACAACCTTTTGTTTTTATAAACCTTTGACAATTGATCCTCTGACCACTGTAATTAAAAACGTTGAACGTTTTCCCACAAAATAAAAACCGCTTATGCATCTcgtttaaaaaattttaataaccAATTTTTATAAGCACTTCATTCAGCATACTCCTTTTAATTAATATGTTATACATTTATATGCatgcatcaatatatatatatatatatatatatatatatatatatatatatatatatatatatatatatatatatatatatatatatatatatatatatatatagacaatatGTAGAATGTAGACTATTTCCGCGATTTCTGTAACGTTAGCAGGAAAGGAAACGATACTGGATTCAAATGAAATTTCATATAGAAGGAAATAAATAGGCTGTATACATTACACTGTTCTGCAATTAACCTTTTAATATTATTGGTAAATTTTCATATACAAAACatgaagcattttattttaagaatgattttatacaaaacagcactgtttttaaatatatattttttaagatggGTATATATGTTGATACAAAGCGAAAATAcctattgctttatttttattataaatctaGGCATCCTTCGTTATTTTTCATAACTCTttgatttcattataatatttaaatcaaaatttgtCTGGCATTTTTCAAGTTGTTGATTTTACTGTCTATTGACTGTTTATATTATTAGCGGTAAACTGTTTAGAACTGTTAATGGTGGCGCCCCCTGCATGTCAGTGACGAGCAGCGTAGCAGCTTGACCCGGAGGAGAGCGCCGCTTCGGGCCATTTTGGGCTCAAAGGGGGCTTTTCTGTCACCACGTGACGGGCTGGGTTAGTTAGTCCGGACACCGGGGCACTAAATCCAGAGCCGAGCGAGGACTCAGAAAACAAGGTGCCTAAAACCGGGGAAGACGGCTGCCTTACACAGCCGCACTCATCTCACAAATGTGCTGATAGATGAGGACGAGAGTGTAAAGGTGCCGACAGTAACAACTGGTCCTCCCTCAAAGAAATAACGCTTCTGTTCAATGAGGATTCTGGTGAGTGCTAATACTTCAGTGCAACAACATCCACCTACCCAATAAAGCCTGCGGGCGACAGTCGATGAGTGTGATTGAGAGCTGTTAAAATGCTCGCTTAAAGCTGTAATGCAGCCACTTTTTAGCACGTGCAAAACTAAACGATCAAGAGTCGCTTTCTGTCAAATGGAGGTTAGCTTTTAGCTGCTCAGCTGTCAGTCTGTTTGTTTGTAGCTTACATCACATACAAAAGCTGTTGGAAAGAGACTGTCAGTGGTTGAATAAATGCATGCGAAGACTTATAGtctttgtttatttgatttgttaTGAGGCATTTAGCCCTAACTTACATTTTATATGGTCGAGCTGCTTTGTTTTGAGGCTGAATGTTGCATGTCAGTTGCTGGAAGCCAGTCTCTGGCCTGTTCACCCCgcaaatcactttttaaaatacCCTGTGAATATTTCTATAACCAATGACGGTTTTTGTCGAGAagagttttagtttgtttgagaagagaggaagagatgagCATGTGGTTTCTGGGCGAAAGAAGGAAACCCTGGAAGTTTGAGTGATGCTCAACTTAAGAGCTACAAACACTCGACGAGTTTGTTCACAGTCTAATTCACATGGCAAGTCCGTGCTTTCTTTTCActatatgtaataatttaaacTGCTGACTTCTTCAAGggatttatataatgtaaatatattagatTTGGATGTGGGCACTAATTTGAGATGGGCATAAGTTGCTAGAGTGCATGAGAGCTGACACTGACAGCATGATGGACTATCAAACCACAAAACTCAGCCAAAACTTTCAGCGCTTGCATACtgtctgtttaaaaataaaagcatctcTGTTTTGCATATAGCTGAGTGTTTTTGCTTTTGGCTATTCATAACCAAAACCAGTGACTTTAAATTGCCTAAATTAGTGGAACTGATATGTGTGTTTTAGCTGAAAAAAGCTAAAATTGTCATGCATTAGTAAATGATTgtagtgtttgtgttgtgtttttgacTAATAATTAAGCTTTGCATATGCAATGTTTAACTGCACTTATAACAAGGCAAGTCTACAAAAACTTTTGCCTGTCTGTTGATATGATGCACAAAAGTTTTAAAGAGCATTTTATGCATAATCATTCTTGGTTCATTTGTctaaaatgcaaatacaaaacTGCAGAATTTTAACACagaagtagtgtttttttttatcatgtaaattTCTTTATACTATATCTGATGGTTTATGCTCATTTAGTACCATATGATGTATTGATAATCACAATGTAATCATGAATCCACTGAAAGATTTAGCTGAAGTTTAAAGTTATGACCAATAGTGGTAGACAGACATATTGCCAATCCCGAATATTTGGCTTGTTTTCAAATGTTGGCACCGGCATTCATTGTTCTATTGTACTAAGCCACTAACACGGTTGTTAGGATCAGATATCATATCATATTGTTAGAATCTGTTGGGCTGCTGTTCTAATAGTTTCCAAAGCCTCTGTTTTTTAAGTTTGTGGTATATAAGATCGCCTGAATTTTGATCTGAATCAAAATTCTTTAAAGACAATTCATGTCACTTGGTGGCTGTCTTTGAAAAGCCTCTCGGGCATGCATGTGCAACTCcaatctctttgaatggggaaacatcaaattctccaaaacagTTTACTAAGCTTATGGTTAAATTTCAATTTTGAAgtcaccaaagaaatctgacaaatgtgtcataaatgttgtaacttttgctcaaatagcattataaaaagctaatttttcaGGCTAGATCAGCCAGTGCGTATGCACACGTCTCAGCCGCAGTGTCGTGCTGACTTTActgattagcgattggctctttcattcagaaggcggggcttctgcgattgagcggccatattgagtgttgcatttttccccattcaaaactatacaagTGCCACATCTTGGGTATTCTATAATCTTTGTCTGGAGTCAGTGATTCAGTAGTGCTGTACTGAATGTGGAAGAGCAGATTCCAGATTTTGCTGACAGAATGAGGTGATGTTCGTGATCTCACCACCTGCTGGCTGAGCAGAGGACTGTGTAATAAAGAGGAAACAGAAGCTGCTCCAAATAGAACTGCTCAGAGTAAATTACCATCATTTACAGAGTTTGCAGGGGACAATGTGAGCATTGTGTGTGTTTcggcacacactcacacaagttTAGGCCTGCCATGGATTGTCTTTAGAAAGCACTAACCCATAAGAAAAGATGGATCTGCATGTGCAGTTTTATTTAGGAGAACcttaagtaaaaataatacatttactataaaaataatggaggttcatcttaaaaaaaaaaagcattttcatcgGTAGAGGATTGTATCAATGCTTTTATCTTTATTTGTCAAACTGAATATGCCTTAGGTTGCACCTATCCCAACTTTTTTTTAGATGGTTTGCCAGACATACCTTACTTTTTCCTTTAAATTGTTACATTtcgtcagtttaaacatttgatgtttTCTTCTTTGATATGTTCTATTGTGAAAATATTATGGGGTTTATGAGATTTGCcaaatcattgcattctgtttttacattttacacagcGTCCCCACATGTAATGCAGCATATTTTTAAGAGGTCATATGAGCGATTTTTAGTTTTGCTGTCTctttgagtgttacaagctgttgcTGCATTAATAAGATCCCTTAAGCTGCAATGACTAAAGTCTTGATCCCAAAGATATATTCTTATCAAAGTTAATTATATCCAACAACCTCCTAAGGGGGCTCAtactaacacccccccccccccatcaccaccaccaccaccacccacacacacgtctacatcactatgttGGAAGATTTACATTACAACGCCTAATGTTTCAGCAAAGAAAGGAGTGACTTTTATttctcactgtagtattgttgctgcttgctgccatgtcgtggagatgctGCGTTTCGTTATGAAAGCGAAACTGCTTTGTTTGGCCTCCAAAAGAGGACACggctagaaatcagtggtttacttgtttacaacactgttccagaacagttcaaaccaaatgTTTGTGTTTGCGCAACGCATTTTAATGGAGGACAATGCCAGCTGCTCTGACTCACAAactgtatatttgtttttcagccacaaatgattcaaatgcaagttcTGAGCAGTGTTGTGTATCACCTGTTGTTTGTGGTTTCTCCgttcacaaacacagacaaatggttttatgtttaagtgCCGCGATTCGCAATGCAAGGCATAAAAagacaatatactgtattttcatatatagggtgcaccggattataaggtgcatagaatagaagatatcgcagtcaaacgtttgactgggtttgcgcctatacatccactagatggagcctgtgctaaagggaatgttaACATCTTGACAGATTATAAGGCGCAATGTCGTTTTTTTGAGAATTAAGGGCTTTTAAGTGCACCTTATAGTGCGAAAAATAtggtaagtcattataatccataattatgtccccactggatgcaacaatgCCTCCGTTtgcaatgggttttattggttttgcctGTCACGCTGGGGACACGGcattcacaatatgttaaggggtgtaacatttccgtcacacacttgaggtaatcagccaatcacaatgcactggatagctggtcaGGTCCATAGCTCACCCCCCTTCTCGGAAACATGAGCTTTGTAGAAAttaacatgtttcagaaaggtggggcatagaggagcaacaatgtacagtatgtagaaaatgttgttttttgaaccgtaaaccacataaacacaatgcattacaccaaatacacaatataatgttattttttagtgatgtcatataacccctttaacaGTAACAATACTGgccaatatttttgttttttttccctcaaactTTTCTTTTTGGTTGTTttctaatgtaatgtttttttctctcatatGTACTCAGAGATGCTATGAACACAAGCAGTACAGAAATGGACTGAAATTCTGCAAACAGATTCTCTCCAATCCCAAGTTCTCCGAACATGGAGGTAAGAACCCTGACTGGAAGTGTTCATGGCGTACAACTACactcatatttcattttaatgtgaATAACAAGaacaacaatttaaataattaatatattctaAGTAGGCCTGGGCGATATTTATATAGATACTTATCGACAGTACTCCTTCATCgataacaatataaatgtttttcgCAATGCCGCACCATATTAGGCATGTGCCTATGATGAGTGACACAGacagcacacacaaacatgaatgtGAGTGCTGTGCCTGCCTGTGGAGTGagtattgttaaataaaataaatattacttgaataaaaaaaaaaatgcatttgaatgcCAAAAATGGTACAGCCAAATGTTGGGTGTGTGCATCAGGGAGCGTCATCAGTGGGGAGCGACCGCTGCACTCACGTGTCACATAAGAGATGTATAGAATGCCATGCAAAGTTAAAATTTTAAACCTGGAGGTTTATTCCTTTTTACTACGTCTCATATGTTTTCAAATGCAATCTGTGTGATTGGCgatttggctcttttttttttatgtatgcaaagcataaatacatgatgctgttttgttcgtaattgtttatgcaatttacaaaattatatttgatatttttatatataaaaatcaaatataatttttatttttataaaacaaattttatttttttatattatattttcatataattttttgatttaaatataaatatatattatatatatatattacttatttaaTCTGCATATAACGAATAAGAAAGgagatatttatattaaatatgaaataaatgaatctCAATGATTTGGGTAAATTAAAAACACAGTGGtttaatttaaacagtttttcTATTGTGCTctgttttaaaagaagtttatAAAAATTTCAATAATTATCGATACCGAAATCATGTTGAACATTATAACGTTGATTAAATTTTTTagctatatcgcccagccctaattctAAGCAATTTTCACTCTCATATGTTCATATCCATTGACAAACTGTTAGGAAAATTAGTGACTGGGTAGAATGACGAGATATAAAAATAGCTGAATATCAGTTTGACATGTTAACTCTACATAAAGacattcatattcatattgttTTAGACTATAGTGATGTTATCAAGGTTACTAAAAATTATGTTGTCTTTAACATAAAACGTTCCTGTGTGGAATGTGCAGGCGTTTTTTTTACATAGTGCATGATAATTTACAAAGGGTTAATGGGTAAGAAGTTAACAGATATGATCTTTGCAGAGACACTGGCGATGAAAGGCCTGACCCTTAACTGCCTGGGGAAGAAAGAAGAAGCCTATGAACTTGTCCGCAGAGGTCTCAGAAATGACCTGAAGAGCCACGTCTGTATCCTTGGATATAAAGACTGACACACACGTTTGAAATTTAGACACGGTAGTATGATAATGATCCCTGTGTTGGAGCAGTTGGAATGAGTTTATTTCCTCATGTTCACAGCAGCAGAATTAACACTTGAGTATTTGTCTCAATTTGATGCCTGTCGCTGCGGGTGGGGGTGATGGACCCCTGCCAAGATTCCTGCCCTGTGTCTGACTATGATGTGCAGTGACACCATGAACTGTTTAGAGAGCCAAACACACAGTGCAGTGTTTCCTCGCTGCCAGACAAATGCTTCACATCCTAGAGGTTCGGGTTTCACAGAGAAAAATACCATGTACTAAATTACTTCATTCTTTTATTTGGTTGTTCCTTCATGAGACACCCTTACCACAGTTTTTGAAatgcttatgtttatttaaatttaattgaaaatgctCCTCTTCGTGTTTAAGTGTGGGTAGACTGAAGACAGACTGAAGTCAGCTTTCgtaacaaatattttcttattttattaatgtggATGGCCTTGATGGAAATAAGCTGTAGTTCTCTGTAGTGTCTCTGTGAAGTTCCCCTGCTCTCCTTAATGTGACATTTTCAGGCTGGCACGTGTATGGTTTGCTCCAGAGGTCTGACAAGAAGTATGACGAGGCTATTAAGTGCTACAGAAATGCACTGAAATGGGACAAAGACAACTTGCAGATCCTTCGAGATCTCTCCCTCCTGCAGATCCAGATGAGAGACCTGGAGGGTTACAGGGTGAGTATGTGTAGGTGTTtgagtttcattttattttacaattcacaattaattttacatttgattaactGATTCAATTTCTTTAGTATTTCTGCACCCGAATACTATTGTAGACCTATCTGAAAATCTTAAAtcagtgttttatttgtatattgtttctgctgtatttagtcttattttattattgagcaatattttttattaagagcAAATTCAtttcaaagtttaaataaaaattttcttgAGTCGTGTGAATCGGCGCATAATTATAGAAATTTTAACAACataaatacactcacctaaaggattattaggaacacctgttcaatttctcattaatgcaattatctaatcaaccaatcaaagGCAGTTGCTTCGAGACTTCgagtctctgcagagcaaaagtgggcgtttatcaccatgtgggtgttttcaaactgctgggtgtttctgaatcatgcaatctaaatgatcgcCCTTACCCagccccacccctaaacctaacgtcactattacatcaaccaatcgggtatcatggtgtaaaaacaccttgatctagtaattcccattactttcctgcagagacctatacttggttgcttcaatgcattaaggggtgtggtcctggtcaagacaatctcctgaactccaaactgaatgtcagaatgggaaagaaagaggatttaagcaattttgagtgtgggcatggttgttggtgccagattggctggtctgagtatttcacaatctgctcagttactagggttttcacgcacaaccatttctagggtttacaaagaatggtgtgaaaagggaaaaacatccagtatgcggcagtcctgtgggtgaaaatgccttgttgatgctagaggtcagaggagaatgggccgactgattcaagctgatagaagagcaactttgaaataaccactcgttacaaccgaggtatgcagcaaagcatttgtgaagacacaacacgcacaaccttgaggcggatgggctgcaacagcagaagaccccaccgggtaccactcatctccactacaaatcggaaaaagaggctacaatttgcatgagctcaccaaaattggacagttgaaggctggaaaaatgttgcctggtctagGGCTgtacgatattgggaaaaaattacattgcgatatttaatttttctgcgatatatattgcgatatgaaatctaattttttcttacaaacaaaaatggggtgagcacacttacattctcattttaaatgatttaaacatcgctcgctctctctctctctctctcttgcgcgcgCTCTTTCTCTCAGGCCGGTGACTATGCAATGTTTTgcaatatttttgcaatattttaaaatcgataattatttatttatttttaaattacatttatatctgaatatagactttcaaacatctaagtgtcatgaattaatatgtatccgtgtacaaaatgacatataaacatattttcctattctattttgcctgtaaaataggcgtcggttctatttctagcatgcacacgTTTTCTGCGTGGCTCAagccgcgcctgagac
This region includes:
- the LOC113086826 gene encoding calmegin-like, giving the protein MKLRWGWTCLLLLSISMVTWAQKEELDDEEEAQVEDGDVDVETDSGESTEVDAHVSFEVTYKTPVPTGDVYFTATFDDESLSSWQVSKTMKEDADEDIAKYDGKWEVEALKENKVPGDFGLVLKSRAKHHAIAALLNKPFVFMDKPLIVQYEVNFQNGID